From the Achromobacter xylosoxidans A8 genome, the window GCTGCCCACTCGCTGCGAGATCAGGCCTTCGTTCTTCAACTCGGCCAGGGTGCGGCGCACCGTTGAACGGCTGATGCCGAACTGTTCGCTCAGGGCGCGTTCCGTGGGCAGGCGATGGCCGGGGGCCCACGCGCCGGATTGCAGATTCTCGATGATGACCGCGCGCAGGGCGGAAGCTTTGTCCATGGACCTTTCCAGAATGGCTAGCGGCCAGATGATACCAATTCAGACCAATAAGCGCCCGAAAACTATTAATTTTTATAGGAGAATTGGTTCAGTTGGTATATTCTTCTGCGAAATTGGGCCTGAAAAATCAAGTAATTGGTACTTTTTGGTATTAAACAGGGCGGCCCGAACCGCCCAGGGAGCAAGCATGAAAATCGCAGTATTCCGGATCAATGGCGAACGTCGCATCGGCGTGGTTGCCGACGACGGCGCCAGCGTGACTGCCCTGGATTTCCCGCGCGAACTCGCGGCGGCCGGCGCGCTGACGGCCGTGGAGTGGCTGGCCGAAGGCCGCGCCTTGCCGGGCAAGATCGGCTCGTCCTACCGCTGGGACCAGGTGGAGCATGAAGCGCCCTTGCCGGCGCAGCGGCGCAACCTGTTCTGCGTGGGGCGCAACTACCACGCCCACGCCAAGGAATTGCGCGACTCCGTCTTCAAGGACAACGACGCCAACCCCGAATCCTGGCCCATCGTGTTCACCAAGGTGCCGCAGACGGTGGTCGGTCCGTGGGCTGACGTGCAACTGCCCGTGGGCGTCTCCGACAAGATCGACTACGAAGCCGAACTGGCGGTGGTGATCGGCAAGGGTGGCCGCAATATTTCCCGCGCCGAGGCCATGAGCCACGTCATCGCCTACACCGTGGTCAACGACGTCACCGCGCGCGACGTGCAGATGCGCCACCAGCAATGGGATCTGGGCAAGTCCTTCGACACCTTCTGCCCCATGGGTCCCTGGCTGGTGACGGCCGACGAAATGGACGGCCAGAAGACCCGCGTGCGCTGCTGGGTCAATGGCGAGCTGCGCCAGGACGGCAACACCGAAGACCTGATCTTCGACATCCCCACGCTGATCGAAACCTGCTCGCGCGGCATCACGCTGTATCCGGGCGACGTCATCGCCACCGGCACGCCGGCTGGCGTGGGCCAGGGCCTGAATCCGCCGCAGTTTCTCAAGCACGGCGACGTGGTGCGGGTGGAGATCGACGGCATCGGCCAGATAGAAAACCGCTTCGTCTGAGCCCAAGAGCCCCGGAATGAACACGGGGCGGCTCGGCAGTAAAAGCACAAGGAGTGAGACATGAATCTGCGTTGCTACCGGGCGGCCGCGGCTGCCTTGCTATGGCTGGGAGCCGCGAACGCGCTGGCTGCCGGCTATCCTGAACGTCCCGTGACCATGGTGGTGCCGTTCCCGCCCGGCGGCGTCGCCGACACCATCGCGCGGCCGCTGGCCCAGGCCATGGGCGACAAGCTGGGCCAGGCCGTCGTCATCGAGAACAAGGGCGGCGCGGGTGGCGCCATCGGCATCGGCCAGGCCGGCCGCGCCAAGCCCGACGGCTACACGCTGCTGATGAGCCTGTCGTCCATTTCCATCCTGCCCGCGGCCGACCGTCTGCTGGAACGCAAGCCGGCCTATCAGCTGGATCAGTTCGTGCCGATTGCGCGCATTACCGCCGATCCCACCGTGCTGGTGGTGCGCGCGGACGCGCCATACAAAACGCTGCAGGAATTCGTCGACGCGGCCAAGAAGCAGTCAGGCAAGTTCAGCTACGGCTCTTCCGGCATCTACGGCACCATGCACGTGCCGATGGAGATGCTGCAGAACGCAGCCGGGATCAAGATGATGCACGTGCCCTTCACCGGCGCCGGCCCCGCCGTGCAAGCCCTGGTGGGCGGCCAGGTCGATGCCCTGGCCACCGGGCCGTCCAGCGTCATGCAGCTGATCCAGGCCGGTCGCGTCAAGGCGCTGGCGCATTGGGGCGACGGCAAGCTCGACAGCCTGCCGGAGGTGCCGTCCTTCAAGTCGCAGGGCTATGACATCAGTTTCGTGCAGTGGTCGGGCGTGTTCGCCCTGGCCGGCACGCCGCCGGCCGTCATCGACAAGCTGCGCCAGACCGTCAAGGACATCGCCAACAACCCTGAGGTCCGGGCCCGCATCGCCGGCACCGGAAGCCCCGTGCAGTACCTCGACGCGCCGGCCTTCGACGAGTACTGGAAGAAGGACTCGGCTTCGCTGGAAGTGGCGGTCAACCGGATCGGCAAGGTCGAATAGCCGCGCACCGCGAAGCGCGCGCGCCCTGCCCGCTCACAACCGCAAGGCCGCCGGCGCCAACTGGCGCGCCAGCGCCTTGCGGTCGACCTTGCCCACCGCGTTCTCGGGCAGGCGCTCGATCCACAACACCTCGCGCGGCACATAGATCCGGCCCAGGTGCGCCAGCACCTCGGCCTGTATGCCGGACGCATCCGGCGCGGCGTCGCCCGCGCGCTGCACGAAGATCACGGGCACCTCGCCAAGATCCTCGTCGGGCGCACCCACCACGCAGCAGGCGGCCACGCCCGGCAGGCCCGTCACCACGCCCTCGATCAGCGCCGGCGAGATGTTCTCGCCGCCGCGGATGATCACGTCCTTGATGCGGCCGGTGATGCTCAGATATCCCTGCTCGTCGAAACGTCCCAGATCGCCCGTATGCAGCAACTGCGGCGTGCCGGCGTCGGCGCTGTCCACGCCCACATAGCCCAGCATCAGGCTGTCGCCCGCGATGCAGATCTCGCCTTCGTTGCCCGGGGCGGCGAAGGCGCCGTCCGGCAGGCGCAAGGTCACGCTCTGGCCGGCCAGCACCGTACCCACCGAGCCCACGCGGCGCGCGGCGGGCGGGTTCATGGTGGAGGTGCAGGTGGCCTCCGACAGGCCATAGGACACCACCAGCGGGCAGCCCAGGAAGGCTTCGATGCGCCGATGCAGGGCTTCGGTGATCGGCGCCGAGCCGCAGCGCGCAAAGCGCAACGCCGCCAGGCTTGCCGGGTCGAACTGCAGTTCGAGCATGCGCGCGTACATGGTCGGCACGCCGGTGATGATGCTGGGCCGGAACGCGCGCAGCAAACCCGGCATATCGTCCGCCCGGAAGCGTCCCGCCAGCGCCACGCAGGCGCCCGCCAGCAGCGGCGCGAAGATCTGGTTGTTGAGCGCATTGGTGTGATGCAGCGGCATCACGTGCAAGAGCCGGTCATCCTGCGTCAAGCCGGTATGCGCCAGCACACCGCGCGCATTGTTCGCCAAGCCGCGGTGGCTCAGCAGCACGCCCTTGGGATTGCCGGTGCTGCCGGAGGTAAACAGCAGCAGGCCCGCGTCGCCCGGCGTGGCCTCGGCGCTGCCTGTCCAATCCAGCGGGCCTCGCGCCACGCCGGCCGCGCCCAACAATCGGTCTGGCGCCAGCCCGCTGGCCCGCGCCGTCGCCGCGTTGGCCGCGTCGTGCAGCACCCAACCCAGCCCCACCGCCGCCACGCGGCGAGCAGTCTCCGCATCCGACAGGCGCGGCTCCAGCGGGCACGGGCAGGCGCCCGCAGCCATCGCACCCAGAATCGCCAGCACCTGCCCCAGCGACCGCTCCATTGCGATGGCCACATAGCTGCCGCGCGCCACGCCGGCGGCGCGCAGGCCGCCCGCGATGCGCCCGACCTCCTGGCGCAGATCGGCATACGTCAGCGTGCCGTCCACGGTCACGATAGCGGGCCGTTCGGCCCATTGCGGCTGGCTCCACAGGCGCGCGAACGCGGCCACCAGCGTGGCATCGGCAAGCGTCATGGCGACCTCCTAGCGCAGCGCGACGGCGGCGTCGCGTTCGAACTGCCCGTCGGGATCCAGCTCGCGCAGGGCGCGCGTCTCGGCCGCGGTGGGCGGCGCAGACGGCTCGGCGTCGCTGGCGTCGAATTCGAAACCGGTGCGCTCGCGCACTTCGGACAAGCTGGACTCCGGATGCCAGGACTGCAAGGCCAGCCGCCCGTCGCGCTTGACGAACACGGCGATCGGCGTGACCACGCCGTGGAATCCGCCCCAGGACGTCATGAAGTCCAGCTTCGGCACGAAGGCACGGCGCGAATGCTCGGTGCGCCAGGTGCAGGCGCGCCTGGCGGTGGGCAGCATCACCGCGCCGCCGCCGCCGCCCGGCAGGCGCACCTTGGGCTCATGCCAGTCGCCGATGCAAGAATTGTTGGCGCAGCCTGCGCCGTCGATTTGCGCCGCGCCCAGGAAGGTCAGGTCCATGCGGCCGCGCGTGCACAGGTCGTAGAAATCCTCGTTGGAGAAGATCGACGCCGTGTGCTCGGCCAGCACCGGATCGGAACTTGAGATGGGGACCTGCGAAGGCCGCGGATTCACACCGCCGGCCACGTTGATGTAGACGAAATCCCAGTCATAGGCGCGCTTGGCCAGCAGGCAGGCCAGCATGGGCAGGGTCGAATTCACGCCACTGAAAGTGATCTCGTCCGGCCGGATGAAGCGAGCCAGATTGGTGACGATGTACGAAAAGCCCGACCATTGCTCAGCCATGCTGCACCTCCCGCGCTTCGGGCGCCGCAGCCATGTGCGCCTGCAGATCGCCTTGCTTGTCCATGTATGCCTCCACCGCCGGATAGTCGATGGCGTAGTCCGGCCAGCAGGATCCCGGCCATGCGCCCTGCGGCGCCACGGCGTAGGCCTGCACCATGAAGAACGGCACCAGCGTGGCTTCCGGATTGGCTTCGAACACCGTGCTGTCGACCACCTTCTCGGCCACCACCAATACGCTGCCCGCGGCGCGCGACATGATGCGGTCCCAATGCGCGGTGCCATGTACCCGCACGTTGCCCAGCGCGTCCACTTCGGAAGCATGGATCACGGCGTAGTCCGGGCGGATCGCCGGCACCACCCAAGTCTGCTGCCCGCTGCCATAAGGGTCGTCCAGGCATTTCCAGCCATTGAGCTCGGGCAGGCCGCTGCCATGCAGGCCGCCGCAAGGCTGGAACGGCACGCCGAAGGCCGCCGCGCGCAGACCGGCCGTGAGGCTGGCGCAGGCATGTTCTTCCAGCTCGATCTCGCGGCGCTCCACGGCCTTGCGGTACCAGGGCGCCAGGCCGAAGTTCCCTTCCATGGCCACGATGCCCGCGCGCACGCGGCGCAGCGCGCCGGCGCGGCACAAGATGTCCACGTCGTAGCCCGGCGATTGCTTGATCAGTTCCAGGTCGCGCCGCCCCTGCCGGATCAGTTCGCGCACGAAGGCGAACGGTCCGCGGTGCAGGAAGCTGCCGCCCAATGCGATCGATGCGCCGTTGGGCACCAGCGCCGCCAATTCCGCCAGCGTGCGCTGCTTGTTCTTCTGATTGAAACCCGATGCCATGATGTCTCCTTCCCTGCCTGTTCTTTTTCGTGGTCAGCGCGCCTGCAGATACGCGGCCACCCGGCCCTTCAATCCCGGCTGGGCGGCGGAGCGCACCAGGCGGGCAAGATCGGTGTCGGGCGTTTCCGCCGACAGCGCCGCGTACAACTGCACGCGGCTCGCACTGCTCAGCGCGGACGCGGCGTCGAGCGCGTCGCGCTCGACGTCCTGCCAATCCGGCGCGTCGGCGAGGCGGCTGGCGAAGCCGTCGCGCAAGGCTTCTTCCGCGCTGAACGTGGCCGCCTGCTCCAGCACCGCGCGCGCCCGCTCCGCGCCCACCAGGGCCGCGTAACGGCGGGTGCCCAGCACCAGCCCGAACTTCAGTCCGGGCATGCGGAAGGTGGCGTCCGGCGTGCTGATGCGCCACTTGCAGGCGCCGAACAGGTCCACGCCCGCCCCGAAGTTGCGGCCATGCGCCAGCCCCAGCGTCAGGCAGGGCGAGGCCGCCAGCCGCTGCAACAGCATCTCGATGCGCACGAAGCGCAGCAGCAGATCGCCTTCGCTCTGTTCCTGCCAGCCGCCGAAGTCGAAGCCCGCGCTGAAGTTCCTGCCTTCACCCTTGAGCACGATGAGCTGTGCGCCGCCGGACTCGGCCTCATCCAGCGCGGCGATCAGCGCTTCCACCAGTTCGGCCGACAAGGCATTCATCTTGTCGGGCCGCGACAGCGTCAGCACGTAGGCCGCGCCCTGCTTGTCGATGCGCAGGACGCCACTCATGCCGTCGTCTCCTTCTTGCCGGCGCGCAGCGCGCCCAGCACTTCATCGTTGTGCTCGCCCAGGGCCGGAGGACGGCGGCGCAGGGCCGTGGTCTGGCCGTCGAAGCGCACCGGCAGGCCGAAGGTGCGCGTGCGCACGCCATTGGGCAGATCCACGGGCTGCACCCAACCCATGTGTTCCACCTGCGGATCGGCCAACACTTCCGAATAAGTGTTGATGGGCGCGCAGGGCACGCCAGCCGCGCGGAAACGCGCCAGCCAGGTCTGCGCGTCCTCGGCTTCGAAGATCGCTTCCAGGATGTCGCGCAGCGCCGCCTGATTGCGCGCGCGGGCGCTGGTATCGGTAAAGCGCGGATCGGCCAGCAGGTCCTCGCGGCCCACCGTTGCGCACACGCCCTTCCACAAGGCCTGATTGCCCGCCGCCATGCCGAAATAGCCGCCCTTGCAGCGGAAGGCCTGGTACGGCGCGTTGCGCGGATGGGCCGATCCCAGCTTGACGGGATCCTTGCCGCTGCCGAAGAACTCCGAAGTCTGCAAGGCCGCGATGCCCAAGGTGGCGCCCAGCATGGGTACGTCGATATGCGTGCCCTGCCCGCTCGCCTGCGCCGCGCGCAAGGCCGACGCGATGGCGAAGGCGCCATACAGGCCGGCCGAAAAGTCCGCCACGGGAACGCCGCACTTCACCGGTTCGCCGCCGGCTTCGCCGGTCACGCTCATGAGGCCGCTCATGGCCTGGATGGTCAGGTCAAAACCGCCTTCCTGCGAGCGCGGGCCCGACTGGCCGTAGGCCGAAATCGAGCAATAGACCAGCTTGGGATTGGCCTCGCGCAGTTGCGCATAGCCCAGCCCCAGGCGATCCATCACGCCCGGGCGGTTGTTCTCGATCAGCACGTCGGCGGAAAGCGCGAGTTCGCGCGCCAGCGCCACGTCGCCAGGGTCCTTCAGGTTCAGCGTCACCGAACGCTTGTTGCGGTTGAGGGACGCGAAGTTCTCGCTGTAGCCCTCGGAAATGGGCGGCCAGCTGCGCAACGTATCGCCGCCTTCGGGGTTTTCGATCTTGATCACGTCGGCGCCCATGTCCGCCAACAACATGCCGCAAAAAGGCCCCGCCGCGACATTGCAAATTTCCAGCACCGTGATGCCGGCCAGCGCCGAACTGGGTGTCATGTCTGACCTCTCGTTATGAAAATTCAATATTTGGGACAAAGAAAACATTATAAGAGCACGCCTTCCAGGCTGGCATGATCCAGCGAAGAGCCGTTGCAGGCCGGCATATCTTCGCGAAATTCCTAGTGCAATCCCTAGGTGCAGCGCTTAATTGTTGACCAGCATATCACCCTGTGGAATTCTAAGTAAACCATTTATTGATACACGAGTCCTATATATTAGGATTTAATAAAAGGACCGCGGCCCCTGCGCATGCCGGCCCCACCGACACCAAGGAGACTTCCATGAAGAAAACGTGGCGCATTGCCCTGACAGGCGTGGTGCTGGTTTTGGCAGGCGGCGCGGCCTCGGCCGACAACTGGCCGACGAAACCCGTGCGCATGGTGGTCCCCTTCCCGCCCGGCGGCGCGACGGATGCCGCCGCGCGCATCTATGCGCAACACCTGGGCGACTACCTGGGCCAGAGCGTGGTGGTGGAAAACAAGGCGGGCGCGGGCGGCGAGATCGGCGCGGAATACGTGGCCAAGTCGGCGGCCGACGGCTACACCCTGCTGATGGGCGCCGTGGGCAGCCACGCGATCCATGCGGCCATGCCGGACAAGCCCGGCTATGACTTCGGCACCGCCTTCGTCGGCGTGTCGATGGCCACCAGCATGCCCATGGCCGTGGCAGTCAACAGCAGCAAGATTCCCGCGAAGAATATTCAGGAGCTGATCGCTTTGGCCAAGAGCAAGCCCGGCACCATCACCTTCGGTTCGGCCGGCCCCGGCACTTCCCAGCACATGGCCGGCGAACTCTTCCAGGTCGTGACCGGCACCCGGCTCATGCACGTGCCGTACCGCGGCAGCGGCCCCGCCATCACCGACCTGCTGGGCGGCCAGATCGACATGGTGATCGAAACGCTGCCGGCGCTGCTGCCGCAGGTCGCGACCGGCAAGATCCGCCTGCTGGGCGTCACCACCGCCACGCGCGCCACCGCGCTGCCGGATCTGCCCACGCTGGCCGAGCAGGGCGTGAAGGATTATTCGGTCGCCACCACCTACGCCTTGTTGGCGCCAGCGGGCACGCCGCCCGCGGTGGTGGACAAGCTTTCGGCTGGCATGCAAAAGGCCGCCGCCATGGCTTCCGTACAGCAGGCTGCGCAGAAGCTGGGCGCCGACGCCGTGGCGACCACACCCGCCGACACCAGCCGCGTGCTCAAGCAGGAAGTCGCCCGCTGGGCCGACGTGGTGCGTTTGTCGGCGGCCAAATGAGGGCGCGGCCCGCTACTGGTCCAGATAGCCCCGGCGATAGCCCATCCCCTGCGAGATGGACTGGGCACAGGCAGCCACGTCCGGCGCCAGCTGCTTCATCCTGGCGGCGCTCAGGCGGTCCAGCGGACCGGAGATGCCTATCGCGGCCACGGGCTGATCCAGGCTGTTGAACAAGGTCACGGCCAGCCCGCCCACGCCTTCGCGCCATTCGCCGCGATTGACCGCGTAGCCGATGCGGGCGATCTTGCGCAGCTCGTCCTTCAAGAGCGGCATGGACACGATGGTCGATGGCGTATGGCGCACAAGCTTGTCGGCGTAACGCTCGACATAACCTTCCGCCTGATAGGCCAGCAGCGCCTTGCCTGTGGCGACGGCGTAGGCCGGCGCGCGTCCGCCCACCATCGAATAGGCGCGTATGGGTTGGGGGCTGTCGATCTTGTCCACATAGACCACGTCGAAGCCGTCGAGCACGGACAGGTGCACGGTTTCGCCGGTCTGGTCGGCCAGCGTGCGCATGAAGGGCGCGGCCAGTTTGCGCACGTCCAGCTGGGCCAGCTGGCGCGCCGCCAGCTCAAATAGCCGCACCGCGCCGCGATACCCCCCGCCGTCGTCGTCCTTGATCACGTAGCCCGCGTGTATCAGCGTCTGCAAGGTGCGGTGCGTGTTGCTGCGGGTCAGCCCGACACGGGCGGCCAACGCATCGATGGTGCGCGGCGGATTGTCCACGTCGGTCACCGCCTCCAGCACCATCAGACCTTTGAGCAGCGTCTTGTCCATTATTTATTTTCCTAATATTTAGGACAAGAAAATAGCATGAGACGCCGCGCGCGAACAGGTGCTAGCTTGCGCCCCCGGCGAGGGCGGCCCGCACGGCTTCCGAGCGGTCCCACAGGTTCGGCAGGGTGGCCGACGAATACCCGGACACGAAAGGCTTGGCCTGACCCGTCGCGGGATCATAGACATGGCGCGACACGGCGCCGATGTTGCCGCCGTAGAGATGCACGCTGATGGACACCCGGTCCGCATGAGCGTTGGACACACGATGGATATCGCCTTCGGCGGGCGACAGGCACTCCACGTCGCCCGGTTGCAGCGTGGTCGAGGCGTCCGCGGGCGCGACGCTGCCGTCCAGCCCGCGCACATAACGCTGGTTGACCTCGGCCCCGCGCAGCATGCCCACGTAGCCCCAGACCTCGTGATCGTGCACCGGCGTGAACTGGCCCGGCCCCCACACAAAGCTCACCAGCGAAAACCGCTCCAGCGGATCGCAGTGCAGCAGGTATTGCTGGTAGTACTGCGGATGCGGCGCGGTACAGGCCTCGGGCAGCCAGTCGTCATGGCGCACCAGGTCGGCGAACGCAGCCTGCAGTTCCGGCGTCTGCGCCAGCGCGGACGGCGTGGCCAGGCGGGTAGCGGTGGCGATGAAGCGGCGCAGCCTGTCCAGGCCGCCTTGAGATTCGGGCATTGCGTCTCTCCATGAATTCTGGAAATCCCAGATTGAAAAAACAGTATCCATGATTCAGGACAGATGCGCAGCCTTGCCCCTGTCGCCGCCCTGGTAATCGCGACTAGCCTTTCTTGACTGGCGCGAGCGCAGGCTTCGGCCTCACCACTTGCAGCCCCGATCCGTAACGGTATCGGCCAGCAAGAACGGCAAGGCCAGCAAGCCCATGTCCGCATGCGCGTTCTTGCACGGCGGCCGCGCGCTCTTGGCGATGCCCCGCGCGA encodes:
- a CDS encoding fumarylacetoacetate hydrolase family protein produces the protein MKIAVFRINGERRIGVVADDGASVTALDFPRELAAAGALTAVEWLAEGRALPGKIGSSYRWDQVEHEAPLPAQRRNLFCVGRNYHAHAKELRDSVFKDNDANPESWPIVFTKVPQTVVGPWADVQLPVGVSDKIDYEAELAVVIGKGGRNISRAEAMSHVIAYTVVNDVTARDVQMRHQQWDLGKSFDTFCPMGPWLVTADEMDGQKTRVRCWVNGELRQDGNTEDLIFDIPTLIETCSRGITLYPGDVIATGTPAGVGQGLNPPQFLKHGDVVRVEIDGIGQIENRFV
- a CDS encoding tripartite tricarboxylate transporter substrate binding protein, with translation MNLRCYRAAAAALLWLGAANALAAGYPERPVTMVVPFPPGGVADTIARPLAQAMGDKLGQAVVIENKGGAGGAIGIGQAGRAKPDGYTLLMSLSSISILPAADRLLERKPAYQLDQFVPIARITADPTVLVVRADAPYKTLQEFVDAAKKQSGKFSYGSSGIYGTMHVPMEMLQNAAGIKMMHVPFTGAGPAVQALVGGQVDALATGPSSVMQLIQAGRVKALAHWGDGKLDSLPEVPSFKSQGYDISFVQWSGVFALAGTPPAVIDKLRQTVKDIANNPEVRARIAGTGSPVQYLDAPAFDEYWKKDSASLEVAVNRIGKVE
- a CDS encoding class I adenylate-forming enzyme family protein encodes the protein MTLADATLVAAFARLWSQPQWAERPAIVTVDGTLTYADLRQEVGRIAGGLRAAGVARGSYVAIAMERSLGQVLAILGAMAAGACPCPLEPRLSDAETARRVAAVGLGWVLHDAANAATARASGLAPDRLLGAAGVARGPLDWTGSAEATPGDAGLLLFTSGSTGNPKGVLLSHRGLANNARGVLAHTGLTQDDRLLHVMPLHHTNALNNQIFAPLLAGACVALAGRFRADDMPGLLRAFRPSIITGVPTMYARMLELQFDPASLAALRFARCGSAPITEALHRRIEAFLGCPLVVSYGLSEATCTSTMNPPAARRVGSVGTVLAGQSVTLRLPDGAFAAPGNEGEICIAGDSLMLGYVGVDSADAGTPQLLHTGDLGRFDEQGYLSITGRIKDVIIRGGENISPALIEGVVTGLPGVAACCVVGAPDEDLGEVPVIFVQRAGDAAPDASGIQAEVLAHLGRIYVPREVLWIERLPENAVGKVDRKALARQLAPAALRL
- a CDS encoding CoA-transferase subunit beta, whose amino-acid sequence is MAEQWSGFSYIVTNLARFIRPDEITFSGVNSTLPMLACLLAKRAYDWDFVYINVAGGVNPRPSQVPISSSDPVLAEHTASIFSNEDFYDLCTRGRMDLTFLGAAQIDGAGCANNSCIGDWHEPKVRLPGGGGGAVMLPTARRACTWRTEHSRRAFVPKLDFMTSWGGFHGVVTPIAVFVKRDGRLALQSWHPESSLSEVRERTGFEFDASDAEPSAPPTAAETRALRELDPDGQFERDAAVALR
- a CDS encoding CoA transferase subunit A, whose protein sequence is MASGFNQKNKQRTLAELAALVPNGASIALGGSFLHRGPFAFVRELIRQGRRDLELIKQSPGYDVDILCRAGALRRVRAGIVAMEGNFGLAPWYRKAVERREIELEEHACASLTAGLRAAAFGVPFQPCGGLHGSGLPELNGWKCLDDPYGSGQQTWVVPAIRPDYAVIHASEVDALGNVRVHGTAHWDRIMSRAAGSVLVVAEKVVDSTVFEANPEATLVPFFMVQAYAVAPQGAWPGSCWPDYAIDYPAVEAYMDKQGDLQAHMAAAPEAREVQHG
- a CDS encoding enoyl-CoA hydratase/isomerase family protein, which codes for MSGVLRIDKQGAAYVLTLSRPDKMNALSAELVEALIAALDEAESGGAQLIVLKGEGRNFSAGFDFGGWQEQSEGDLLLRFVRIEMLLQRLAASPCLTLGLAHGRNFGAGVDLFGACKWRISTPDATFRMPGLKFGLVLGTRRYAALVGAERARAVLEQAATFSAEEALRDGFASRLADAPDWQDVERDALDAASALSSASRVQLYAALSAETPDTDLARLVRSAAQPGLKGRVAAYLQAR
- a CDS encoding CaiB/BaiF CoA transferase family protein, yielding MTPSSALAGITVLEICNVAAGPFCGMLLADMGADVIKIENPEGGDTLRSWPPISEGYSENFASLNRNKRSVTLNLKDPGDVALARELALSADVLIENNRPGVMDRLGLGYAQLREANPKLVYCSISAYGQSGPRSQEGGFDLTIQAMSGLMSVTGEAGGEPVKCGVPVADFSAGLYGAFAIASALRAAQASGQGTHIDVPMLGATLGIAALQTSEFFGSGKDPVKLGSAHPRNAPYQAFRCKGGYFGMAAGNQALWKGVCATVGREDLLADPRFTDTSARARNQAALRDILEAIFEAEDAQTWLARFRAAGVPCAPINTYSEVLADPQVEHMGWVQPVDLPNGVRTRTFGLPVRFDGQTTALRRRPPALGEHNDEVLGALRAGKKETTA
- a CDS encoding Bug family tripartite tricarboxylate transporter substrate binding protein; the encoded protein is MKKTWRIALTGVVLVLAGGAASADNWPTKPVRMVVPFPPGGATDAAARIYAQHLGDYLGQSVVVENKAGAGGEIGAEYVAKSAADGYTLLMGAVGSHAIHAAMPDKPGYDFGTAFVGVSMATSMPMAVAVNSSKIPAKNIQELIALAKSKPGTITFGSAGPGTSQHMAGELFQVVTGTRLMHVPYRGSGPAITDLLGGQIDMVIETLPALLPQVATGKIRLLGVTTATRATALPDLPTLAEQGVKDYSVATTYALLAPAGTPPAVVDKLSAGMQKAAAMASVQQAAQKLGADAVATTPADTSRVLKQEVARWADVVRLSAAK
- a CDS encoding IclR family transcriptional regulator translates to MDKTLLKGLMVLEAVTDVDNPPRTIDALAARVGLTRSNTHRTLQTLIHAGYVIKDDDGGGYRGAVRLFELAARQLAQLDVRKLAAPFMRTLADQTGETVHLSVLDGFDVVYVDKIDSPQPIRAYSMVGGRAPAYAVATGKALLAYQAEGYVERYADKLVRHTPSTIVSMPLLKDELRKIARIGYAVNRGEWREGVGGLAVTLFNSLDQPVAAIGISGPLDRLSAARMKQLAPDVAACAQSISQGMGYRRGYLDQ
- a CDS encoding cysteine dioxygenase is translated as MPESQGGLDRLRRFIATATRLATPSALAQTPELQAAFADLVRHDDWLPEACTAPHPQYYQQYLLHCDPLERFSLVSFVWGPGQFTPVHDHEVWGYVGMLRGAEVNQRYVRGLDGSVAPADASTTLQPGDVECLSPAEGDIHRVSNAHADRVSISVHLYGGNIGAVSRHVYDPATGQAKPFVSGYSSATLPNLWDRSEAVRAALAGGAS